A DNA window from Mucilaginibacter xinganensis contains the following coding sequences:
- a CDS encoding NTP transferase domain-containing protein: MKKQEVNVISKEHKKHTALVRPAFGTFNRNEWAIVGGLCTAIKVLADQVISVLAADYRCAYVDTVHNDDIIQLPGRLSGGASLDYSDQLNYRQLSYSADFNSFKLRDTFSEVDVVIANGNHHQCKAQVVIISEKKRASLQKRADQLNNVQLFLLTEHSTDVFDFIQEAIPNWHELPVYRIEDAENINEFFKKQLSMSKPPLNGLVLAGGKSQRMGFDKGAVNWHGKEQRYHMADLLKPFCNDVFISCRADQKSEIDKDYLSLADTFTDLGPYGAILSAFREQPDSAWLVVACDLPLMNEEALDYLVEERRPSSVATAYRSPVNEFPEPLITIWEPKSYPLLLSFLAQGYSCPRKVLINSDVTLLTAANPAALTNVNTRDEFEDIKRVLHQKIAAE, encoded by the coding sequence TTGAAAAAACAGGAGGTAAACGTGATTTCAAAAGAGCATAAAAAACATACAGCACTTGTGCGGCCGGCGTTCGGTACCTTTAACCGGAATGAATGGGCCATTGTTGGCGGCCTCTGCACGGCTATAAAAGTGCTTGCCGACCAGGTGATCAGTGTGTTGGCAGCAGATTACAGATGTGCCTATGTCGATACGGTTCACAATGATGATATTATCCAGTTACCAGGGCGCTTGTCGGGCGGGGCATCCCTTGATTATAGCGACCAGCTAAATTATCGCCAGCTAAGTTACAGTGCAGATTTTAACTCATTTAAATTAAGGGATACTTTTTCAGAGGTTGATGTAGTAATTGCAAATGGCAACCACCACCAGTGTAAGGCACAGGTAGTGATCATCAGCGAGAAGAAAAGGGCCTCATTACAAAAACGGGCAGATCAGTTAAACAACGTTCAATTATTTTTGCTGACGGAGCACTCAACGGATGTTTTTGATTTTATACAAGAGGCTATCCCGAACTGGCACGAACTGCCGGTTTACCGGATTGAAGATGCCGAAAATATAAATGAATTTTTCAAAAAACAGCTATCGATGTCCAAACCGCCGTTAAACGGATTGGTGCTTGCCGGTGGTAAAAGCCAGCGGATGGGTTTTGACAAGGGTGCTGTAAACTGGCACGGGAAGGAACAGCGCTACCACATGGCTGATCTGCTAAAGCCTTTTTGTAATGACGTATTTATTTCATGCAGGGCCGATCAAAAAAGTGAAATTGATAAAGACTACTTAAGCCTTGCTGATACGTTTACTGACCTTGGGCCGTACGGAGCCATCTTATCAGCATTTAGAGAGCAGCCGGATAGTGCCTGGCTTGTAGTAGCCTGCGACCTGCCGCTGATGAATGAAGAAGCTTTAGATTATTTAGTGGAGGAGCGAAGGCCTTCGTCTGTTGCGACGGCTTACAGAAGCCCGGTTAATGAGTTTCCTGAACCCTTAATAACTATTTGGGAGCCTAAAAGTTACCCGTTGTTATTGTCGTTTTTGGCACAGGGATATTCGTGCCCGCGAAAGGTATTAATAAACAGCGATGTAACTTTGCTTACCGCCGCAAACCCGGCTGCGCTAACCAACGTGAACACGCGCGATGAATTTGAAGATATAAAAAGGGTTTTACATCAAAAAATAGCTGCCGAATGA
- the moaC gene encoding cyclic pyranopterin monophosphate synthase MoaC, whose protein sequence is MITHLDKSGNPKMVDVTEKTVTHRTAVARSIVSLPGEVLTHLTNGDLQTKKGSVFQIAIIAGIMAAKKTGELIPLCHPLGLDNCNITIILNEKQEVVIDCTASITAKTGVEMEALVGASMAALTVYDMCKAMSHDIVIKETKLIEKTGGKRDFKRA, encoded by the coding sequence GGAAATCCAAAAATGGTTGATGTAACTGAGAAAACGGTAACCCACCGCACGGCAGTAGCACGCAGCATAGTATCGTTACCGGGAGAGGTGTTAACGCATTTAACAAATGGTGATCTGCAGACAAAAAAGGGTTCCGTTTTTCAAATAGCAATAATTGCCGGTATTATGGCGGCAAAAAAAACCGGTGAACTCATTCCGCTTTGTCATCCGCTTGGTTTGGACAATTGCAACATTACAATTATCCTGAATGAAAAACAGGAAGTGGTTATTGATTGTACTGCGAGTATAACAGCCAAAACAGGTGTTGAAATGGAGGCACTGGTTGGCGCTTCAATGGCAGCTTTAACGGTTTATGATATGTGCAAGGCCATGAGTCATGACATAGTTATTAAAGAAACCAAACTGATTGAAAAAACAGGAGGTAAACGTGATTTCAAAAGAGCATAA